A single window of Desulfovibrio sp. G11 DNA harbors:
- the radA gene encoding DNA repair protein RadA, whose protein sequence is MAKLREIYICSSCGAQTMQWRGQCPGCHEWNTLEASVQARSSGKTRTSLGDSSASGRPVALCQVEDAGHEPYGSGLQALDRVLGKGLVPGAAILVGGEPGIGKSTLLLQVAGLVAAQMASAGRPVLYASGEESLPQIKGRAERLGMLDPNLLALATSRVEDVVEAANAQNPALLVVDSVQTLTSLEAEGLPGNVSQVRAVATSLLELCRRLGCTLILVGHVTKDGVLAGPRLLEHMVDTVISLEGDRRQMFRLLRVFKNRFGPNEELLVFRMGQRGMEVVDDPSTFFLGQRDASLSGTAVVMAVDGQRPLAVEVQALVSRTFLSIPRRAALGFDVGRLHLLLAVLEKRLKLNFAQVDIYAKVGGGMKLNEPGLDLALVAAVLSSYYDVPLPEKSVLWGEVDLNGQVRPVAAQDLRLTQARRLGFDPIVHPGDEKGGIATIAALQQRLFHRRHKAEDGE, encoded by the coding sequence ATGGCGAAACTACGTGAAATATATATATGCTCTTCGTGTGGTGCGCAGACAATGCAATGGCGGGGGCAGTGTCCCGGCTGCCATGAGTGGAACACGCTGGAAGCCTCGGTACAGGCCCGTTCTTCGGGCAAGACTCGCACATCTCTGGGCGACAGCAGCGCGTCCGGACGCCCCGTTGCCCTGTGCCAGGTGGAGGACGCAGGTCACGAACCTTACGGTAGCGGTCTGCAAGCCCTGGACAGGGTGCTGGGCAAGGGGCTTGTACCCGGGGCGGCCATTCTTGTGGGCGGCGAGCCCGGCATAGGCAAATCCACGCTTCTTTTGCAGGTGGCCGGGCTTGTGGCCGCTCAGATGGCTTCTGCCGGTCGTCCCGTGCTGTACGCCAGTGGTGAGGAATCGCTGCCGCAGATCAAGGGCAGGGCCGAGCGTCTGGGCATGCTTGACCCCAATCTGCTGGCCCTTGCCACGTCCCGCGTGGAAGACGTGGTAGAGGCCGCTAATGCGCAAAATCCGGCCCTGCTCGTAGTGGACTCGGTGCAGACCCTCACAAGTCTTGAGGCCGAAGGCTTGCCCGGCAATGTCAGCCAGGTGCGGGCCGTTGCCACTTCTTTGCTTGAACTGTGCCGCCGACTGGGCTGCACTCTCATACTTGTGGGGCATGTGACCAAGGATGGGGTGCTGGCCGGGCCGAGGCTGCTGGAGCATATGGTGGACACGGTCATTTCTCTTGAAGGCGACCGGCGGCAGATGTTCCGCCTGTTGCGCGTGTTCAAGAACCGTTTTGGTCCCAATGAGGAACTGCTGGTATTTCGCATGGGCCAGCGGGGCATGGAAGTGGTGGATGACCCTTCCACATTTTTTCTCGGCCAGCGCGACGCGTCCTTGTCGGGTACGGCGGTGGTTATGGCTGTGGACGGCCAGCGGCCCCTTGCAGTAGAGGTGCAGGCTCTTGTGTCCCGCACTTTTCTGAGCATTCCGCGCCGCGCTGCTCTGGGTTTTGATGTGGGCCGCCTGCACCTGCTTTTGGCCGTGCTTGAAAAAAGGCTCAAGCTCAACTTTGCCCAGGTGGATATTTACGCCAAGGTGGGCGGAGGCATGAAGCTCAACGAGCCGGGACTGGATCTCGCCCTGGTAGCTGCGGTGCTTTCATCCTACTATGACGTGCCATTGCCCGAAAAAAGCGTGCTGTGGGGTGAAGTGGACCTTAACGGGCAGGTGCGTCCTGTGGCCGCGCAGGATCTGCGCCTTACGCAGGCCCGGCGTCTGGGCTTTGACCCCATTGTGCACCCCGGGGATGAAAAGGGCGGCATTGCGACCATCGCAGCCTTGCAGCAGCGGCTTTTTCACCGCCGTCACAAAGCGGAGGATGGTGAGTGA
- the dapB gene encoding 4-hydroxy-tetrahydrodipicolinate reductase: MSTAIIVVGANGRMGKTISHLAATESAFSLAGLVDSREHVESLAGASCPVGDSLAAVLPKAPGAVAIDFTAPSVSLQSARAVAASGHALVIGTTGFTDAEKDELHELAKKAPIFWASNMSIGVNVLCKILPELTRALGDAYDIEMVELHHNRKKDSPSGTALTLGECLAEARGWQLNDVRCSARDGIIGERPKAQIGIQAIRGGDVVGVHTVYFMGPGERIEVTHQAHSRDTFAQGALRAAAWLAGQKPGKLYGMRDMF, translated from the coding sequence ATGAGTACAGCCATCATCGTGGTAGGGGCCAACGGACGCATGGGCAAAACCATCAGCCATCTGGCGGCGACGGAGTCGGCCTTCAGTCTGGCTGGCCTGGTAGATAGCAGGGAGCATGTGGAAAGCCTGGCAGGCGCATCCTGCCCCGTGGGCGACAGCCTTGCCGCAGTGCTGCCCAAAGCGCCGGGCGCTGTGGCTATTGACTTTACTGCCCCCTCCGTAAGTTTGCAGTCGGCCCGTGCCGTGGCCGCGAGCGGGCATGCCCTGGTTATCGGCACTACGGGCTTTACTGATGCGGAAAAGGACGAACTGCACGAGCTGGCAAAAAAAGCTCCTATTTTCTGGGCATCCAACATGAGCATCGGCGTCAATGTGCTGTGCAAGATACTGCCGGAACTGACCCGCGCTCTGGGCGATGCATACGATATAGAAATGGTTGAGCTGCATCATAATCGCAAAAAAGACAGTCCCAGCGGCACGGCCTTGACCCTTGGCGAATGCCTGGCTGAAGCCCGCGGCTGGCAGCTTAACGACGTGCGCTGCTCTGCCCGTGATGGTATTATCGGCGAACGGCCCAAAGCCCAGATCGGTATTCAGGCCATACGCGGCGGCGATGTGGTGGGCGTGCATACAGTGTACTTTATGGGACCCGGCGAACGCATCGAAGTGACACATCAGGCCCATTCGCGTGATACCTTCGCCCAGGGCGCGCTGCGGGCGGCTGCATGGCTGGCCGGGCAGAAGCCGGGCAAGCTTTACGGCATGCGTGATATGTTCTGA
- the clpA gene encoding ATP-dependent Clp protease ATP-binding subunit ClpA, translating to MLSKSVQSVIRDALMEAHRRRHDMLTVEHVLYALTNSMRGRILLEGSGASVAVLREQLEDFFNRELEVVPLVGKHEVAQTEGVQRVLERALGHIRAAGRDTVELGDLLISIMDEEESYAHYYLRKQGVERLDVLTFVSHGMDEGGGSRGVDQGGEGEEKDAKADPLAQYAVDLTARAREGKIDPLVGRENELDRAVEVLCRRRKNNPLFVGDPGVGKTALAEGLALRIVEGDVPEMFSNAKLFALDMGLLLAGTRYRGDFESRLKAVVQRLKELPEAILFIDEIHTIVGAGSTSGGSMDASNLLKPVLASGELRCIGSTTYEEFRNHFEKDRALARRFQRIDLTEPSPEECLAILQGLEKRYADFHKVRYSTAAVKAMVDLTARHVRDRLLPDKAIDVMDESGAAVRLGRGVQGTRASSGKKAVASGKKLPPLVSVGDVERIVARMAGIPVRTVSGTERNRLASLEKDLKELVFGQDAAIELTVRAILRARAGLGQEQRPAGAFLFYGPTGVGKTEVARSLAKLMGVEFLRYDMSEYMEKHAVSRLIGAPPGYVGFDQGGLLTEAVRKAPYSVVLLDEVEKAHPDIFNVLLQVMDYATLTDNTGRKTDFSHVVLIMTSNAGAFDMSRPAMGFGGATRQDAAHKGLKAVENTFSPEFRNRLDALVPFGSLTEDMMLRIVDKFMAEIIESLEQRQVSLELGQKARQWLARKGFDPTMGARPLRRLLRTELEDRLAHELLFGSLAKGGTARLDLVDDALVLESAAARSSRAVASGKQMVKGKPRTSGPADAKTASAGGKKKASGKGRTPGTAASGSGSGATVAKGEPVKKSGKAD from the coding sequence ATGCTGAGCAAGAGTGTTCAAAGCGTCATTCGTGATGCGCTTATGGAAGCGCACCGGCGCCGCCATGATATGTTGACTGTCGAGCACGTGCTTTATGCGCTCACAAACAGCATGCGCGGCCGTATCCTGCTTGAGGGCAGCGGGGCCAGCGTGGCCGTGCTGCGCGAGCAGCTCGAGGATTTTTTTAATCGTGAACTGGAAGTGGTTCCTCTTGTGGGCAAGCACGAAGTGGCCCAGACAGAAGGTGTGCAGCGCGTGCTTGAGCGCGCCCTTGGGCATATCCGTGCTGCCGGACGTGATACCGTGGAACTGGGCGATCTGCTCATTTCCATTATGGATGAAGAGGAAAGCTATGCCCACTATTACCTGCGCAAGCAGGGGGTGGAACGTCTGGACGTGCTCACGTTTGTGTCGCATGGCATGGACGAGGGCGGTGGCTCCCGCGGGGTGGACCAGGGCGGCGAAGGCGAAGAAAAAGACGCCAAGGCCGACCCCCTGGCCCAGTATGCCGTTGACCTCACGGCCCGCGCCCGCGAAGGCAAGATAGACCCGCTGGTAGGGCGTGAAAATGAGCTTGACCGCGCGGTAGAGGTTTTGTGCCGCCGCCGCAAGAATAACCCTCTTTTTGTGGGCGACCCCGGCGTGGGAAAAACCGCTCTGGCCGAAGGTCTGGCTTTGCGCATAGTTGAAGGCGACGTGCCGGAGATGTTCAGCAATGCCAAACTGTTCGCCCTGGATATGGGCCTTCTGCTGGCAGGTACGCGCTATCGGGGAGATTTTGAAAGCCGCCTCAAGGCAGTGGTGCAGCGTCTGAAGGAACTGCCTGAAGCCATTCTGTTCATTGATGAAATACATACCATCGTAGGTGCCGGTTCCACGTCCGGCGGCTCCATGGATGCTTCCAACCTGCTCAAACCCGTGCTTGCCAGTGGCGAACTGCGCTGCATCGGTTCCACCACATACGAAGAGTTTCGCAACCATTTTGAAAAAGACCGCGCCCTGGCCCGGCGTTTTCAGCGTATCGACCTGACCGAGCCAAGCCCGGAGGAATGTCTCGCCATCCTTCAAGGATTGGAAAAACGCTATGCGGATTTCCACAAGGTCCGGTACAGCACGGCTGCTGTCAAGGCGATGGTGGACCTGACGGCCCGCCACGTGCGTGACCGTCTGCTGCCCGACAAGGCCATTGACGTTATGGACGAATCCGGGGCGGCTGTGCGCCTGGGACGTGGAGTGCAGGGGACCAGGGCTTCATCCGGCAAAAAAGCCGTTGCAAGCGGGAAAAAGCTGCCGCCCCTGGTAAGCGTGGGGGATGTGGAGCGTATTGTGGCCCGTATGGCGGGCATTCCCGTGCGTACTGTCTCCGGCACGGAACGCAACCGGCTGGCCTCGCTTGAGAAAGATCTCAAGGAGCTGGTGTTCGGGCAGGATGCGGCTATCGAGCTTACTGTACGGGCCATCTTGCGCGCCCGCGCCGGGCTTGGTCAGGAGCAGCGCCCGGCCGGAGCGTTTTTATTCTACGGCCCCACGGGTGTTGGTAAAACAGAGGTGGCCCGCAGCCTGGCAAAACTCATGGGCGTGGAGTTTCTGCGTTATGACATGAGCGAATATATGGAAAAGCACGCCGTGTCGCGTCTTATCGGCGCGCCTCCCGGCTATGTGGGCTTTGATCAGGGCGGCCTGCTGACCGAGGCCGTGCGCAAGGCCCCGTATTCCGTGGTATTGCTGGACGAGGTGGAAAAAGCCCACCCCGACATTTTCAATGTGCTCCTTCAGGTAATGGATTATGCCACGCTGACGGATAATACGGGCCGCAAGACGGACTTTTCGCATGTTGTCCTGATCATGACCTCCAATGCCGGAGCCTTTGACATGTCCCGCCCGGCCATGGGCTTTGGCGGGGCTACACGGCAGGATGCGGCTCATAAGGGACTCAAGGCTGTGGAAAATACCTTCAGCCCCGAGTTCCGCAACAGGCTTGATGCGCTTGTGCCGTTCGGTAGCCTGACTGAAGATATGATGCTGCGCATTGTGGACAAGTTTATGGCTGAAATTATCGAAAGCCTCGAGCAGCGACAGGTGAGCCTTGAGCTTGGGCAGAAGGCCCGGCAATGGCTGGCCCGCAAGGGCTTTGACCCCACCATGGGGGCGCGTCCCCTGCGGCGTCTGCTGCGTACCGAGCTGGAAGACAGGCTGGCGCACGAATTGCTGTTCGGTTCGCTGGCCAAGGGCGGAACCGCCCGGCTTGACCTCGTGGATGATGCCCTTGTGCTGGAATCCGCTGCCGCCAGGTCTTCGCGGGCTGTTGCGTCCGGTAAACAGATGGTGAAGGGCAAGCCCAGGACGTCCGGCCCGGCAGATGCAAAGACCGCCAGTGCGGGCGGCAAGAAAAAAGCCTCTGGCAAGGGCAGAACGCCGGGAACTGCAGCAAGTGGTTCTGGTTCCGGGGCTACGGTTGCCAAGGGCGAGCCTGTGAAGAAATCCGGCAAGGCAGACTAG
- the clpS gene encoding ATP-dependent Clp protease adapter ClpS, translating into MSSFKQGRNDGESQVIVEKKLKEPDRYRVLLHNDDYTSMDFVVAVLCSIFNKTTQEATAIMLNVHQQGVGQCGVYTHEVAETKVKRVHQAARAAGFPLKCTMEKIY; encoded by the coding sequence ATGTCCTCTTTTAAACAGGGCCGCAATGACGGCGAAAGCCAGGTTATTGTGGAAAAAAAGCTGAAGGAGCCGGATCGTTACCGGGTTCTCCTGCATAATGACGACTATACCAGCATGGACTTCGTGGTGGCTGTTCTATGCAGTATTTTTAACAAAACCACGCAGGAAGCAACCGCCATCATGCTGAACGTGCACCAGCAGGGCGTGGGCCAGTGTGGCGTATACACCCATGAAGTGGCTGAAACCAAGGTGAAAAGAGTGCATCAGGCAGCCAGAGCCGCCGGATTTCCCCTCAAGTGCACCATGGAAAAAATTTACTGA
- a CDS encoding class IV adenylate cyclase — translation MALEVERKFPDIKLDSLRRKLVEAGAFCLGAHFESNTVFDAQDGSLAATGRLLRLRSQEWKTRLRHVLTLKLPAEVPAGAGQYKVREEREVGVADASAMKHILEGLGYRAVAQYEKIREPWLLDGVEVELDVLPFMEGAELEGEPGAIEAMQRRLGLDKTAMSTKNYHQLHQEWLQRNNLPARRSFVFSEAQRKAWRQQLGLGEENAVPPVSR, via the coding sequence ATGGCGCTGGAAGTGGAACGCAAATTTCCGGATATAAAGCTGGACAGCCTGCGCCGCAAGCTTGTCGAGGCGGGTGCTTTTTGTCTTGGCGCGCACTTTGAGAGCAATACGGTTTTTGATGCACAGGACGGCAGCCTTGCCGCCACGGGGCGTCTGCTGCGCTTGCGCAGCCAGGAATGGAAGACAAGGCTTCGCCATGTGCTTACCCTCAAGCTTCCGGCTGAAGTGCCCGCCGGGGCCGGACAGTACAAGGTGCGCGAAGAGCGTGAAGTGGGTGTGGCGGATGCGTCTGCCATGAAGCATATTCTTGAAGGCCTTGGTTACCGTGCCGTGGCACAGTATGAAAAAATCCGAGAACCCTGGCTACTGGATGGCGTGGAGGTGGAGCTGGACGTGCTGCCTTTTATGGAAGGGGCTGAACTGGAAGGCGAACCCGGGGCTATCGAGGCAATGCAGCGTCGCCTGGGGCTTGACAAGACGGCAATGAGTACCAAGAATTATCATCAGCTGCATCAGGAATGGTTGCAGCGTAACAACCTGCCTGCGCGCCGCTCCTTTGTGTTCAGCGAAGCGCAAAGAAAAGCCTGGCGGCAGCAACTGGGACTGGGGGAGGAAAACGCTGTTCCCCCGGTATCGCGCTGA
- the aat gene encoding leucyl/phenylalanyl-tRNA--protein transferase produces MRIYTAMAAQFPPLEAARKDGLLCFGGDLHPERLLAAYSRGIFPWYEAGLPILWWSPDPRCVLPLDAFHLPRRSARHLRNKPFELTLNAAFSEVIHACAAPRHEGGGTWILPEMAEAYQCLHHMGYAHSVEAWHEGELVGGLYGVGLGRAFFGESMFHVLPEASRAALAGLVALLRLRGVTLLDCQQETPHIMKMGGVLLPRELFVQKLDQALAPEHPAGTSYRHGSAVDPFSGSTSTDVEQTAVCGAIWQPWHERYDYSLSSGSWALRS; encoded by the coding sequence TTGAGGATTTACACAGCCATGGCCGCCCAGTTTCCACCGCTGGAGGCTGCGCGCAAGGACGGTCTGCTCTGCTTTGGCGGCGACCTGCACCCCGAACGGCTTCTGGCGGCCTACAGCAGGGGCATTTTCCCCTGGTATGAAGCTGGCCTGCCCATACTCTGGTGGTCGCCCGACCCGCGCTGCGTGCTGCCGCTGGATGCATTCCACCTGCCCAGGCGCAGCGCCCGTCATTTGCGCAACAAACCTTTTGAACTGACGCTCAACGCTGCCTTCAGCGAAGTTATCCACGCCTGCGCCGCACCGCGCCATGAGGGCGGGGGAACCTGGATTCTGCCCGAAATGGCAGAAGCCTACCAGTGCCTGCATCACATGGGTTATGCCCACAGTGTGGAGGCATGGCATGAGGGCGAACTGGTCGGCGGATTGTACGGAGTGGGGCTTGGGCGGGCGTTTTTTGGCGAGTCGATGTTTCATGTGCTGCCCGAAGCCTCGCGCGCGGCTCTGGCGGGCCTTGTGGCCCTGCTGCGCCTGCGTGGCGTTACTTTGCTGGACTGCCAGCAGGAAACCCCGCACATCATGAAGATGGGCGGGGTTCTGCTGCCGCGTGAGCTTTTTGTGCAAAAACTGGATCAGGCACTTGCGCCGGAGCATCCTGCCGGGACTTCGTATCGCCACGGATCTGCCGTGGATCCATTTTCCGGCTCCACATCCACCGATGTGGAGCAGACAGCTGTTTGCGGTGCCATCTGGCAGCCCTGGCATGAACGCTACGACTATTCTTTGTCCAGCGGTTCGTGGGCGCTCAGATCATAG
- the uvrB gene encoding excinuclease ABC subunit UvrB: MEDKLTTPFSLETAYAPTGDQPGAINELVANLQAGVPAQVLLGVTGSGKTFTMANVIARCNRPALVLAPNKTLAAQLYGEFRALFPHNAVEYFVSYYDYYQPEAYVPASDTYIEKDSSINDNIDKLRHAATHALLTRRDVIIVASVSCIYGLGSPEYYAKMVVPVEVGQHFSMDRLITRLVEVHYERNDYDFHRGTFRVRGDALEIIPAYHHERALRLEFFGDDIDSMREIDPLTGEVLADVSKTVIYPASHFVSAQDNLKRAAGDIRDELAERLTLFRQQGKLVEAQRLEQRTQLDLEMIEELGYCNGIENYTRHLDGRVAGEPPSCLLNYFPEDFLLFVDESHITIPQVGGMYKGDRSRKQTLVDYGFRLPSALDNRPLQFNEFTARLNQVVYVSATPGKYEMDQAQGIVAEQIIRPTGLVDPVVEVRPTKGQMEDLLGECRGCVSRGERVLVTTLTKRMAEDLTEYCCNMGVRARYLHSDIDTLERMQIIRALRLGEFDVLVGINLLREGLDIPEVSLVCILDADKEGFLRSTGSLIQTFGRAARNVQGRVILYADKVTDSMKAAMSETARRRTRQTEYNEEHGITPVSTRKSLESPLDSLYVEDGASRGRGKGRGKSKGQDADASPLTAEDTALLVARLEKEMRQAARDLEFEQAAQLRDRIRVLRARLIVLPD, encoded by the coding sequence ATGGAAGACAAGTTAACCACCCCGTTCAGCCTGGAAACCGCCTATGCGCCTACGGGTGACCAGCCCGGGGCCATCAATGAACTGGTGGCCAACCTTCAGGCCGGAGTACCCGCTCAGGTGCTGCTGGGCGTTACCGGCTCGGGCAAAACGTTTACCATGGCCAATGTCATTGCCCGTTGCAATCGCCCGGCGCTGGTGCTTGCGCCCAATAAAACCCTGGCGGCCCAGTTGTACGGTGAGTTCCGCGCGCTTTTTCCCCACAACGCCGTAGAATATTTTGTCAGCTATTACGATTATTACCAGCCGGAAGCCTATGTGCCTGCATCGGATACCTATATTGAGAAAGATTCTTCCATCAACGATAACATAGACAAGCTGCGCCATGCCGCCACGCATGCCCTGCTGACCAGACGCGACGTGATCATTGTGGCCTCTGTTTCATGCATCTACGGTCTTGGTTCGCCGGAATATTATGCCAAGATGGTCGTTCCTGTTGAAGTGGGCCAGCATTTTTCCATGGACAGGCTCATCACGCGGTTGGTGGAAGTGCATTATGAGCGTAATGACTATGACTTTCATCGCGGTACGTTCCGCGTGCGCGGCGATGCCCTTGAAATTATTCCGGCCTATCATCACGAACGCGCCCTGCGGCTGGAATTTTTTGGCGACGATATTGATTCCATGCGCGAAATAGATCCTCTCACGGGCGAGGTTCTGGCTGATGTGAGTAAAACCGTTATCTACCCGGCCAGCCACTTCGTCTCCGCGCAGGACAATCTCAAGCGTGCCGCCGGCGACATTCGCGATGAACTGGCCGAGCGCCTGACCCTGTTCAGACAGCAGGGCAAGCTGGTGGAAGCCCAGCGCCTTGAGCAGCGCACACAGCTTGATCTTGAAATGATCGAAGAGCTTGGCTACTGCAACGGCATTGAAAACTACACCCGTCATCTGGACGGCCGTGTGGCGGGTGAGCCGCCATCCTGCCTGCTCAACTATTTTCCTGAGGATTTTCTTCTTTTTGTGGACGAATCGCATATCACTATCCCCCAGGTGGGGGGCATGTACAAAGGCGACCGCTCACGCAAGCAGACGCTGGTTGACTACGGTTTTCGCCTTCCCTCCGCTCTGGATAACAGGCCGTTGCAGTTCAACGAATTTACGGCGCGGCTCAATCAGGTGGTTTATGTGTCGGCCACCCCCGGAAAATACGAGATGGATCAGGCACAGGGCATCGTGGCCGAGCAGATCATCCGCCCCACGGGGCTTGTGGACCCGGTGGTGGAAGTACGACCCACCAAGGGGCAGATGGAAGACCTGCTCGGCGAATGCCGGGGCTGCGTGAGCCGGGGCGAAAGGGTGCTTGTGACTACCCTGACCAAACGCATGGCCGAAGATCTTACAGAGTACTGCTGCAACATGGGGGTGCGGGCCCGCTACCTGCACTCGGATATTGATACCCTTGAGCGCATGCAGATCATCCGTGCCCTGCGCCTGGGCGAGTTCGACGTGCTGGTGGGCATCAACCTGCTGCGTGAAGGACTGGATATTCCCGAAGTTTCCCTGGTCTGCATTCTGGATGCGGACAAGGAAGGTTTCTTGCGTTCCACCGGTTCGCTTATCCAGACATTTGGCCGCGCAGCCCGTAACGTTCAGGGGCGGGTCATCCTGTATGCCGACAAGGTAACGGACTCTATGAAGGCCGCCATGAGCGAAACGGCGCGCCGCCGTACCCGGCAGACAGAGTATAATGAAGAACACGGCATAACACCTGTAAGTACAAGAAAAAGCCTTGAATCCCCGCTGGATAGTTTGTATGTGGAAGATGGCGCCTCACGCGGGCGCGGCAAGGGGCGGGGTAAGAGCAAAGGGCAGGATGCGGACGCAAGCCCGCTTACGGCCGAAGACACGGCCCTGCTGGTGGCCAGGCTTGAAAAGGAAATGCGCCAGGCTGCCCGTGATCTGGAGTTTGAACAGGCGGCACAATTGCGTGACCGCATCCGCGTCTTGCGGGCGCGTCTTATTGTATTACCGGATTAA
- the ligA gene encoding NAD-dependent DNA ligase LigA, translating into MVQKNEHQGGQSQHSLFATGPTGEERRRVQWLTAELERHNHLYHTLDRPEISDDQFDALFRELQDLETRWPELRSLHSPTLRVGGGLLEGLAKKAHSLQMYGLDNVFSAGQWQEFAERMARAWGGDVNGPLPESFWCDPKLDGLALEIIYADGVLQEALTRGDGEVGEVVTDAVRTIRTVPLRLAGPGPFPARLEVRGEVVMYKNDFAVLNEKQEALGLKTFANPRNAAAGTLRQLDTAIIGSRPLRFLAYSLGQALWTPAPVCLLQSEVMSRLREYGFLTPPDGRLCSSVAEVEEYAQWVREHRAAFPMEIDGAVAKLDNLEAQQALGFTARAPRFAVAFKFPAELAQTLLKDIEIQVGRTGVLTPVAMLEPVSVGGVMVSRATLHNEDEIRNRDVRVGDTVMVRRAGDVIPEVVGPVLEKRPENAREYVFPHTCPACGQPAYREEGEAAWRCENMACSAIRLRAITHFVSKAGLDIAGVGQKWIEQLVTSGRVQSPADLFTLTVQELLGFERMGEVLAHKFVDALARAVHSATLPRLISALGIRHVGEQTARTLALHFETLDELENAGAETLLSLPDVGPEVASSIHNFFNSPANREQLERFRALGLWPRGGRSGGGSSGSTGEGGLASGPLAGKNILFTGTLSMPRSEAEKLAETAGATPLGGVSKKLDYLVAGEKAGSKLEKAQALGVTVLTEEEFMTMLREAKAASE; encoded by the coding sequence ATGGTACAGAAGAACGAACATCAGGGCGGGCAGTCGCAGCACAGCCTTTTTGCCACCGGTCCCACGGGCGAAGAACGCCGGCGCGTCCAGTGGCTTACAGCCGAGCTTGAGCGTCATAATCACCTCTACCATACGCTGGACAGGCCCGAAATCAGTGATGACCAGTTTGACGCCCTGTTTCGCGAATTGCAGGATCTGGAAACCCGCTGGCCTGAACTTCGCTCGCTCCATTCACCAACCTTGCGCGTGGGGGGCGGGCTGCTGGAAGGTCTTGCCAAAAAGGCCCACAGTCTTCAGATGTATGGTCTGGACAACGTATTTTCAGCCGGGCAGTGGCAGGAATTCGCGGAGCGTATGGCTCGCGCCTGGGGGGGAGATGTGAACGGTCCCCTGCCGGAAAGCTTCTGGTGTGACCCCAAGCTGGATGGCCTGGCTCTGGAGATCATCTATGCAGACGGCGTGTTGCAAGAAGCCCTTACCCGGGGAGACGGCGAGGTGGGTGAAGTTGTCACCGACGCTGTGCGTACCATCCGCACCGTACCCCTGCGGCTTGCGGGGCCGGGGCCTTTTCCCGCCAGGCTTGAGGTGCGCGGCGAAGTTGTCATGTATAAAAATGATTTTGCCGTCCTTAATGAAAAACAGGAAGCCCTTGGTCTGAAAACCTTTGCCAATCCCAGAAATGCTGCGGCAGGAACACTGCGCCAGCTGGACACTGCCATTATCGGTTCACGCCCGTTGCGGTTTCTGGCTTACAGCCTTGGCCAGGCGCTTTGGACGCCCGCGCCCGTCTGTCTGCTGCAGTCTGAAGTCATGAGTCGGCTCAGGGAATACGGTTTTCTTACTCCGCCGGACGGCAGGCTGTGTAGCAGCGTGGCCGAGGTGGAGGAGTATGCCCAGTGGGTCAGGGAGCACCGCGCCGCATTCCCGATGGAAATTGACGGGGCTGTGGCCAAGCTGGACAATCTTGAGGCCCAGCAGGCGCTTGGTTTTACCGCCCGGGCACCGCGTTTTGCCGTGGCCTTCAAGTTTCCGGCCGAACTGGCACAGACCCTGCTGAAAGACATTGAGATACAGGTGGGCCGCACGGGGGTGCTTACCCCTGTGGCCATGCTTGAGCCTGTCTCTGTGGGCGGCGTGATGGTCTCGCGTGCCACCCTGCATAATGAGGATGAAATACGCAATCGCGATGTGCGGGTGGGTGATACGGTCATGGTGCGCCGCGCAGGCGATGTCATTCCCGAGGTGGTAGGGCCGGTGCTGGAAAAGCGCCCGGAAAACGCCCGGGAATATGTTTTTCCCCACACCTGTCCGGCATGCGGCCAGCCTGCGTACCGGGAAGAGGGGGAAGCTGCCTGGCGGTGCGAAAACATGGCCTGTTCCGCTATCCGCCTGCGGGCCATCACGCATTTTGTGTCCAAGGCCGGTCTGGATATCGCGGGCGTGGGGCAGAAATGGATAGAACAGCTGGTCACCAGTGGCCGGGTGCAGTCTCCTGCTGATCTTTTTACTCTTACGGTGCAGGAACTGCTGGGCTTTGAGCGCATGGGAGAAGTGCTGGCCCACAAGTTTGTGGACGCGCTTGCCCGCGCCGTACATTCTGCCACCCTGCCGCGCCTCATCAGCGCTCTGGGTATAAGGCACGTGGGTGAACAGACCGCACGCACCCTGGCTTTGCATTTTGAAACGCTGGATGAACTGGAAAACGCCGGCGCGGAAACGCTGCTGAGTCTGCCGGATGTGGGACCGGAGGTGGCGTCATCCATCCATAACTTTTTCAACAGCCCTGCCAACCGGGAACAGCTTGAGCGCTTCAGGGCGCTTGGCCTGTGGCCGCGCGGCGGCCGGTCTGGCGGCGGTTCTTCCGGCAGCACAGGCGAGGGCGGTTTGGCGTCCGGGCCGCTGGCGGGAAAAAATATTCTTTTTACCGGAACCCTGAGCATGCCGCGCAGTGAAGCCGAAAAGCTGGCTGAAACCGCCGGTGCCACGCCACTTGGCGGGGTGAGCAAAAAACTTGACTACCTTGTGGCGGGGGAAAAGGCGGGCAGCAAGCTTGAAAAAGCACAGGCGCTGGGCGTAACGGTACTCACCGAAGAAGAATTTATGACCATGTTGCGCGAAGCCAAAGCGGCTTCGGAATAA